The genomic interval GAGTTTTAAAAAATCAGGCCATGCGCCAACAACAGTGAAGATTTTGCCGCTAATGTTAAGATTAAATCGAGTAGATCAGCTCCTAGTTATTTATTGTTACATAATTCCTTCGGCTGCTATTATTTTCTCTctagaaaatttttcaaattgttATGTGCATGCAAGACTTGGCGGATAGGATGCTTTCATATATCAGAATAGAATGACATCACATAGAAGACTTTGGATCATAATGATGTCAATATTGTGAGGAAATTTGATACCTTGtttcaatatttgatttttttatttttcttatttcattttattttttcttgtgtaTCAGGTAAGGTTTCTGCTAACCTTTGATGTGGTCAGATCTCATAAGATGTATCCGTTGACTAATCCTGACTATTATTAAGGATTAGAATATTTCTAATCTTGGATTTCGTGAAGATGATACTCTAGGGTTGTTATTTAGTTTTCATGTTTTAAGTGTCTATTATGATGACTGTTACACAAGTTCTTTGCTACCCTTTGCCTTTATTTTGTtcccttttgttttttattttactttagttTTTGATCGTTGAGCTTGGCCTCATTGGATTATAGTGCTCTctctttatctatttattttaatttggattcATAGGTCTTTACAACTAAAAATGCTAGTGATacgtattttaattatttcatttataacAGTTTTCCATCTTATTATTTTGATAGCCTCTGCCTATGATTACCATCCCTTTCGGTGTCAGCATCATGAAATGATGCCATTTTCATTAGTAGTATAGATTAGTTATGTATATCATGTTCTTTCTTATCAcctcatttgtttttttccccctcttttcaaatttttaattatcgCAATATTGAATTGTTTTTACCAACTCCAAAGGAATGGTCTAACTCATCTTGGATTCCCTTCAGATGAGAGAAAGttggaaatttttgaaaagcTCGAAGAAAGAAGCAAGGTAGCAATGAAACATAGTATCTAATTTTTCTACATCTTTTATTACATCAGGGACATGGTCTTGCTTTAGATGTTTCTATACAGTACATATAAATAAAGAGTGCGACATGCCTTGGTAGAACGAAAGTTTTTCACTGAATTTGCATTTTGACCtgtttaatttttaacaaaaagagTAGTGGTTATTTATCAAAGTTGTTATAACCTCATCTGAGATCCTTTAATTAAGTGTattgcttccttttttttttcttcttcagtaTGTTGAATTTGATTTAAAGATGCCACCCTGAGAAATGTAGGGACATAATGAAAAAGATGCCCATGCCTCGGAAAGAAAAGGTGAAAGTGATGATGAGGGGTTAGCAGAAGGAGAGGCTGAAGAAGAAAGCAGTGAAGATGATTATAATCAGGTACCAATCGACCAGTGGCTGTATGGCTTTCTGATAAAGTTGTcatattcattttgttaatGGAGTAAAGCGTTCAGCAGTCCTGTCATCATTTGTCTTATATTACTATTGTTATTTAATGATTCTAAACTTGGTTGTGATTTTGCTAAACTGTGATGTTTGGTTCTCAAATGTATTTGCTTTGTTCGCACGCATCCTTTCCTTTTGCATGCCACTTTTATTTCTACAAGGTCACATTAGCAACTCTGATTTTATATAAAGATGGGTGACCAACTTTTCTACAGAACGtagactttgatgatgatgaagacgaTCTGAATATGGAGGAAGAAGCTGGTAAGTATTTCCGTTTTTGCTCAAGGCTTCTCATTTTGCAATAATTATGTACTCAACCCCCATTGGAAGAGATTGCTTCTGAATGAGTGCGTTATCCAGTATTTTTCACAGTATTCCTCTGAACCTATAAGATATGGTAAATTACATTGAGTCTGCTTTGCCCATGATAATGATCATGAAGAAAAGATTCCCCAAATGATTGTTAATTTCGTTCTATTAGTCAAGAGGTTTGTACCTCTGAAAAATGAGCTGGCGATGCAGATGAAGATTTCTATGAATAGAAGGCTGCTGCTCCCTTAGGTAGATTTTGCTCTAATGTCTATTTTTTCCCAGCCATTACATCAGGTCTGTCATTTTCTCTAGTAAAAAGTTTTATGGTGTACCTTTAGAAGTTTCTAAagcttttgatttatttaagaTTGACTTTTCTGCTCATGCTACCCGCTAAGTTCATGCCATCTATCTGTAGAATTGTTTTTTCGGGTGTGTTTGGATCGAGGGTTTGggaaggaaaataaaagaaaaggagggTTAAAGAGGGCTAGGCCGAACTCTCCTTTGTTTAGATAAACCCTTTTAATTTACTGAAGGAAAAGGAAAGCTTAATTCATGATCCTCTAAGACTCTTTTAACCTTACTTTTTCTAACACCTGATTTTGGGTGTCAATAGGGAATAGagaactttaaaaatttataataaaattaatgatctctataattaaatacaaatcttataaataattaattacataacctCATCTTGCTTTGAGAGTGTCCTCGATTCACGCGACTATACAAGAATCTCGAAGATATACTAATTACTCAAAGAATCGTGCAAGTCTCATAGACTCTCCACTATGTTTCCCCTCGTTTTTGCTCACAAAAAGATACCTTAATCATCACAGTGGAAATTCCAAATCAATCCACAAAACAAAATGTAATCaagcataaaataaatatatatatagaattttattaattttataaaccaCTACATATCTTTTAAGTGATTTTAAtgcattgaaaattttgaacattTAATAGTTGGCGACGTTCGTTCCGAAAGTGATGTGGTTTAT from Dioscorea cayenensis subsp. rotundata cultivar TDr96_F1 chromosome 7, TDr96_F1_v2_PseudoChromosome.rev07_lg8_w22 25.fasta, whole genome shotgun sequence carries:
- the LOC120265109 gene encoding ribosomal L1 domain-containing protein CG13096-like, with the protein product MESQDSDNPKRRAQVKREALSSYLKLTSSNFPAELIHGSKWLESDRKKLRWDQGSDERKLEIFEKLEERSKGHNEKDAHASERKGESDDEGLAEGEAEEESSEDDYNQNVDFDDDEDDLNMEEEADEDFYE